Proteins from a genomic interval of Maylandia zebra isolate NMK-2024a linkage group LG15, Mzebra_GT3a, whole genome shotgun sequence:
- the nppc gene encoding C-type natriuretic peptide: MNLSYFVACGLMVTLLSVRMGAKPLTQAQQKSLRSLLGEELTEFLESEERERRLDAVRTRIRLLRDLRVDTRARGMWARLLNDQPQNRKHKSGSKKAGSSSRSGCFGHKMDRIGTISGMGC; encoded by the exons ATGAACTTGTCATACTTTGTAGCGTGTGGACTTATGGTCACCTTACTTTCAGTGAGGATGGGGGCAAAACCTTTAACTCAAGCGCAGCAGAAG TCTCTTAGAAGTTTGCTGGGCGAGGAGCTGACGGAGTTTCTGGAGtcggaggagagagagagacggctCGACGCTGTGCGCACTCGGATACGGTTACTGCGCGATTTACGGGTGGACACCCGGGCCAGAGGCATGTGGGCTCGTCTCCTCAACGATCAAccccaaaacaggaaacacaaatcgGGAAGCAAGAAGGCTGGCTCCTCGTCACGGAGTGGCTGCTTCGGACACAAGATGGACAGGATAGGCACCATCAGCGGCATGGGATGCTAG